A portion of the Pseudarthrobacter sp. L1SW genome contains these proteins:
- the ureE gene encoding urease accessory protein UreE: MIIEKVLGNLHELPDPHAYAGLHQEKVVLPSAQLVKRIQRATTDHGKEIGIRLPAGSGDLRDGDILHVEATNMIVVSVLPTDVLVIAPRTIHEMGVVAHSLGNRHLQAQFFDSASEYEADVMVCAYDHTVEDYLIHVGAPYTRQERVMPVPFRHAEHSH; the protein is encoded by the coding sequence GTGATCATCGAAAAAGTCCTCGGCAACCTGCACGAACTGCCGGACCCGCACGCCTACGCCGGGCTGCACCAGGAAAAAGTGGTCCTCCCCAGCGCGCAGCTGGTCAAACGCATCCAGCGGGCCACCACAGACCACGGCAAGGAAATCGGCATCCGCCTGCCCGCAGGCTCCGGCGACCTGCGGGACGGGGACATCCTCCACGTCGAAGCGACCAACATGATCGTGGTGTCAGTCCTGCCCACCGACGTCCTGGTCATCGCTCCCCGAACCATCCACGAGATGGGCGTCGTGGCCCACTCCCTCGGCAACCGGCACCTCCAGGCCCAGTTCTTCGACTCCGCTTCGGAATATGAAGCCGACGTCATGGTGTGCGCCTACGACCACACCGTCGAGGACTACCTTATCCACGTGGGTGCGCCCTATACCCGCCAGGAACGCGTCATGCCTGTGCCTTTCCGCCATGCTGAACACTCGCACTAA
- a CDS encoding urease accessory protein UreF, producing the protein MSSYQLALQQLVDSALPTGAFAHSLGFETYLDRELVLDEGSFGEWLSVFVSQSLTYSDGLAIRFLYEGWDLGELDVLLSASLLPRQVREASLKMGSRLLEIGGEVFPSPALELYRDLVSSGRAAGHQPLAFAVVARSLGVPLPEALAAYLFATATSLTQNAVRAIPLGQNAGQRLLRQAADGVAAAVQRIPHLTPDDLGAVSPGLEISQMRHERQRARMFMS; encoded by the coding sequence GTGAGCAGTTACCAGCTTGCTCTTCAACAGTTGGTTGACTCTGCTCTTCCTACTGGGGCTTTTGCGCACTCCCTTGGGTTTGAGACGTACCTCGATCGGGAGCTCGTTCTTGATGAGGGGTCTTTCGGGGAGTGGTTGTCTGTTTTTGTCTCGCAGTCGCTTACCTACTCTGACGGGCTGGCCATTCGCTTCCTTTATGAGGGCTGGGACTTGGGGGAGCTGGATGTGCTGTTGTCTGCCTCTTTGCTCCCTCGGCAGGTTCGGGAGGCCAGCCTCAAGATGGGCTCGCGGTTGCTCGAGATCGGTGGGGAGGTTTTTCCCTCGCCTGCGCTGGAACTGTACCGGGACCTGGTGAGCAGCGGCCGGGCCGCGGGGCACCAGCCGCTGGCGTTCGCCGTCGTCGCCCGTTCCCTCGGGGTGCCGCTGCCGGAGGCGTTGGCCGCCTACCTTTTCGCCACCGCCACCTCACTCACGCAGAACGCCGTCCGCGCCATCCCGCTCGGCCAGAACGCCGGCCAGCGGCTCCTTAGGCAAGCGGCCGACGGCGTTGCCGCCGCCGTCCAACGCATCCCGCACCTGACGCCGGACGACTTAGGGGCCGTCAGCCCCGGACTGGAAATTTCGCAAATGCGGCACGAACGCCAACGTGCCCGGATGTTCATGAGCTAA
- the ureG gene encoding urease accessory protein UreG: protein MAEPIKIGIGGPVGAGKTQLVERLTRHMSGGISMAAITNDIYTIEDAKILAANGILPVDRIIGVETGGCPHTAIREDTSMNTAAIEELKARHPDLQVIFVESGGDNLSATFSPELVDFSIYIIDVAQGEKIPRKAGQGMIKSDLFIINKTDLAPHVGADLAVMERDSKEFRGAKPFCFTNLKTDEGLDKVMDWIRHDVLMLDLAT from the coding sequence ATGGCTGAACCCATCAAGATCGGCATCGGAGGACCCGTCGGTGCCGGTAAAACCCAGCTCGTGGAGCGGCTCACCCGGCACATGAGCGGCGGGATCTCCATGGCCGCCATCACCAACGACATCTACACCATCGAGGACGCCAAGATCCTCGCCGCCAACGGCATCCTGCCCGTGGACCGGATCATCGGCGTCGAAACCGGCGGCTGCCCCCACACCGCCATCCGCGAAGACACCTCCATGAACACCGCCGCCATCGAGGAGCTCAAGGCCCGGCACCCGGACCTGCAGGTGATCTTCGTCGAATCCGGCGGCGACAACCTCTCGGCAACCTTCAGCCCTGAACTCGTCGACTTCTCGATCTACATCATCGACGTGGCCCAGGGCGAAAAAATCCCCCGCAAAGCCGGCCAGGGCATGATCAAGTCCGATCTCTTCATCATCAACAAAACCGACCTCGCACCCCACGTAGGCGCTGACCTCGCCGTCATGGAGCGGGACTCCAAAGAATTCCGCGGAGCAAAGCCGTTCTGCTTCACGAACCTCAAGACAGATGAGGGGCTGGACAAGGTCATGGACTGGATCCGGCACGACGTCCTGATGCTCGACCTCGCAACATGA
- a CDS encoding urease accessory protein UreD, with product MSTTTAPSSARPSPGPAPAGGRGRARSAVPATPRPLPPASADRAPTGELELVVALRGERSVASHQYHRGALRVLRPHYLDDSGQVCYVVVNPGGAYLGADLFLVDVEVGDDADLLLTTQSATKVYRTPGSFAEQRMTVRLGEGARLELLPDQLIAYREASYRQRTHLTVHPSSSLVMTEVVTPGWSPDGAAFRYEEVRLRNEIHVEAEGGTELLALDNLLIRPPSADVTGLGFMEGFSHLGSLIVVDPRVDQALADELHGITGDANALAGISLTRTVGGTTGLVLRSLSNSTGELNRLLGDCISLLRERWHGQGPLNLRKH from the coding sequence ATGAGCACGACGACGGCGCCAAGTTCCGCGCGTCCCTCGCCGGGCCCTGCGCCCGCGGGTGGAAGGGGCCGTGCCCGCTCCGCGGTGCCCGCCACGCCGCGGCCCCTTCCACCCGCGTCCGCTGATCGGGCCCCCACGGGGGAGCTTGAGCTTGTGGTCGCCTTGCGTGGGGAGCGCTCGGTTGCGTCGCATCAGTATCATCGGGGCGCTCTTCGGGTTTTGCGGCCGCATTATCTTGATGACTCTGGGCAGGTTTGCTATGTCGTTGTGAATCCTGGTGGTGCCTATCTTGGGGCGGATCTCTTTCTTGTTGATGTTGAGGTGGGGGATGATGCTGACCTGCTGCTGACAACCCAGTCGGCTACCAAGGTTTACCGGACTCCCGGGTCTTTTGCTGAGCAGCGGATGACTGTGCGGCTGGGGGAGGGGGCCCGGCTGGAGCTTCTGCCCGACCAGCTCATCGCCTACCGGGAGGCCAGCTACCGGCAACGGACGCACCTCACTGTCCATCCGTCGTCGAGCCTTGTTATGACCGAAGTTGTGACGCCGGGCTGGTCGCCGGACGGTGCTGCCTTCCGCTACGAGGAAGTGAGGCTGCGGAACGAGATCCACGTCGAGGCGGAGGGCGGCACTGAGCTGCTGGCCTTGGACAACCTGCTCATCCGCCCGCCGTCTGCCGATGTAACGGGTTTGGGATTCATGGAAGGCTTCAGCCACCTCGGGTCGCTGATCGTGGTGGACCCGCGCGTGGACCAGGCGCTCGCCGACGAGCTGCACGGCATCACGGGGGACGCAAATGCCCTGGCCGGGATCTCCCTCACCCGCACCGTGGGCGGAACCACGGGGCTGGTCCTGCGCTCGCTGTCGAACAGCACCGGGGAACTGAACAGGCTCTTGGGGGACTGCATCTCGCTCCTCCGGGAGCGGTGGCACGGGCAGGGACCGCTGAACCTGAGGAAGCACTGA
- a CDS encoding HoxN/HupN/NixA family nickel/cobalt transporter, with the protein MTALGTITTLYRQREALPLRTRLLWMFGAVAALHTAAVVLLLAGNAGAAGGTGAQALTWGLVLTAYLAGVKHSYDWDHLAAIDNSTRKFVAQRQDPVSVGFAFSLGHSSVVTLAGVLVAAGAAVVGELMQDGSTGNLVLGLVGSGVSGLFLLAMGLFNGSAFARSARAYRRARTGAPINPLDLEPRALVARLLARPLARVRRPRNIYVVGFLFGLGFDTATTVGLLMMTTAASLAGVPAFALLALPLAFTAAMTLCDSLNGVAMMRLYRSALDDPQRRLGFNALVTGISAVSALFIAVITLGGFVNAAFALEDPLTVWLGSIDLGDAGLLLVALLAAVWAAAALKARSQDKRAHGFSGPEPV; encoded by the coding sequence ATGACTGCCCTCGGGACTATCACCACGCTGTACCGGCAGCGGGAAGCGCTGCCGCTGCGGACCCGCCTGCTGTGGATGTTTGGTGCCGTGGCCGCCCTGCACACGGCCGCCGTCGTACTCCTGCTGGCCGGCAACGCAGGCGCCGCGGGCGGGACCGGCGCGCAGGCGCTCACGTGGGGGCTGGTGCTGACCGCCTACCTGGCCGGCGTGAAGCACAGCTACGACTGGGACCACCTGGCAGCCATCGACAACTCCACCCGGAAGTTCGTTGCGCAACGGCAGGACCCGGTGAGCGTCGGGTTCGCGTTCAGCCTTGGCCACAGCTCCGTGGTCACCCTGGCGGGTGTGCTGGTGGCTGCCGGCGCCGCAGTGGTGGGGGAGCTCATGCAGGACGGATCAACCGGCAACCTGGTGCTCGGGCTTGTGGGCAGCGGTGTGTCCGGGCTGTTCCTGTTGGCGATGGGCCTGTTCAACGGTTCAGCGTTCGCGCGCTCGGCCCGCGCCTACCGCCGGGCACGGACCGGGGCGCCCATCAACCCCTTGGACCTGGAGCCGCGGGCACTTGTGGCGCGACTCCTCGCGCGGCCGCTGGCCAGGGTGCGGCGGCCGCGGAACATCTACGTGGTTGGCTTCCTGTTCGGGCTGGGCTTTGACACCGCCACAACAGTCGGTCTCCTGATGATGACGACGGCGGCCTCGCTGGCCGGGGTGCCGGCATTCGCCTTGCTGGCGCTGCCCCTCGCGTTCACCGCAGCCATGACCCTGTGCGATTCGCTCAACGGGGTGGCCATGATGCGGCTGTACCGCTCTGCCCTCGACGATCCTCAACGGAGGCTCGGCTTCAACGCCCTGGTCACCGGGATCTCGGCGGTGTCCGCCCTGTTCATCGCGGTCATCACCCTGGGTGGCTTCGTCAACGCCGCCTTCGCGCTGGAAGATCCCCTGACGGTGTGGCTGGGATCCATCGACCTGGGCGACGCCGGCCTGCTGCTGGTGGCGCTGCTGGCTGCTGTGTGGGCCGCGGCGGCCCTGAAGGCGAGGAGCCAGGATAAGCGGGCCCACGGATTTTCCGGCCCTGAGCCCGTGTGA
- a CDS encoding DapH/DapD/GlmU-related protein → MNAKFVSVEDDAGKVTRYVRHANGGGLIAPGAVVAESARIGAMTYVESGARIGPGCRIGHGSWIDRDATVGERTVIGDGVRVGRGTVVGNRVHIGSHSRIGSSVLIEHGTHLETDATVPDGEQVLSGSQAKRPRPVPGKNRTHVKGRGRIAA, encoded by the coding sequence ATGAACGCGAAGTTTGTATCAGTAGAAGACGACGCCGGGAAGGTCACCCGGTACGTCAGGCATGCCAACGGCGGCGGGCTTATCGCGCCCGGCGCCGTTGTGGCCGAGAGCGCCCGGATCGGCGCCATGACGTACGTGGAGAGCGGCGCCCGGATCGGCCCGGGCTGCCGGATAGGCCACGGCAGCTGGATTGACCGCGACGCCACGGTGGGCGAGCGGACCGTGATCGGCGACGGCGTGCGCGTAGGCCGCGGGACCGTGGTGGGAAACCGGGTGCACATCGGGAGCCATTCCCGGATCGGTTCCAGCGTGCTGATTGAGCACGGCACCCACCTGGAAACGGACGCTACCGTGCCCGACGGTGAACAGGTCCTGTCCGGCTCGCAGGCGAAACGCCCCCGGCCGGTCCCTGGGAAGAACCGGACCCACGTCAAGGGCAGGGGCCGGATAGCCGCCTGA
- the treS gene encoding maltose alpha-D-glucosyltransferase, translating to MREPMASDGVYEAETVAGKDEVTAAEPSVEPDVNFDEQFYPARPKALRPTARRRQYFATRPSFEFDGRNTAYVEWLRNQAMLGDANTLARQLSGQASMWQNSYAHPNPRAAVERAPVWFTAYPLSFITRSSQSFLSALGDPAMWEAFSQIGIRAIHTGPVKLAGGISGWSQTPSVDGHFDRISMAIDPVFGTEDEFRRMCEVAADHGGTIIDDIVPGHTGKGADFRLAEMNFRDYPGIYHMVDIPEEDWHLLPDVPEGQDSVNLSPDAEQSLQKAGYIIGRLQRVIFYEPGVKETNWSATRPIVDTTGKTRRWVYLHYFKAGQPSINWLDPTFAGMRLVVGDALHSLVDLGTGALRLDANGFLGVEKSAEEQPGWSEGHPLSEAANQLIGSMIRKVGGFSFQELNLTIDDIKATSEAGPDLSYDFITRPAYHYALVTADTELLRLTLRLSMEIGVDQASLVHALQNHDELTYELMHFAAGHRDELFELNGQELTGAQLAEQVQQTMRERLTGENAPYNAVFTTNGIACTSVSFIMAALGIRDPHAISAEEEARILDVHILLSMYNALQPGVFALSGWDLAGITALDRKSVEELTAQGDTRWINRGAHDIMGTSPDAEASSSGMPRARSLYGPLPEQLRNPDSYASRLQRILAVREESGIATGALLDVPDVSNRGLLVMVIRLESGALGVTVLNFSDQDIAGSIQSSHLVPGAAVHDLFSGDAVGQVDDLHSFFLELPAFHGTVLQLTEPEAEHEAEQEAAPGQEEGGQPGAVSP from the coding sequence ATGCGGGAACCGATGGCCAGCGACGGTGTTTATGAAGCGGAGACCGTTGCCGGCAAGGATGAAGTAACAGCTGCTGAACCTTCGGTAGAACCTGACGTCAATTTCGACGAACAGTTCTACCCTGCCCGGCCCAAGGCCCTGAGGCCGACGGCGCGGCGCCGCCAGTACTTTGCCACGAGACCGTCCTTCGAATTCGACGGGCGCAATACGGCGTACGTCGAATGGCTGCGGAACCAGGCAATGCTGGGAGACGCCAATACACTGGCCAGGCAGCTCTCAGGGCAGGCCAGCATGTGGCAGAACTCGTACGCCCACCCGAATCCCCGGGCTGCCGTTGAACGTGCGCCTGTCTGGTTCACCGCATATCCCCTGTCCTTCATCACCAGGTCCAGCCAGTCCTTCCTCTCGGCCCTGGGTGACCCCGCCATGTGGGAAGCCTTCAGCCAGATAGGCATCCGCGCCATCCACACGGGCCCGGTCAAACTGGCCGGCGGCATCAGCGGCTGGTCCCAAACGCCCAGCGTGGACGGCCACTTCGACAGGATCAGCATGGCGATTGATCCCGTGTTCGGCACGGAGGATGAATTCCGCCGGATGTGCGAGGTTGCTGCGGACCACGGCGGCACCATCATTGACGACATCGTTCCCGGGCACACCGGCAAGGGAGCCGACTTCCGCCTGGCCGAGATGAATTTCCGGGACTACCCGGGGATCTACCACATGGTGGACATCCCCGAGGAGGACTGGCACCTGCTGCCGGACGTGCCCGAGGGGCAGGACTCGGTAAACCTGAGCCCGGACGCCGAGCAGTCACTGCAGAAGGCCGGCTACATCATCGGCAGGCTGCAGCGCGTCATTTTCTATGAGCCCGGTGTCAAGGAAACCAACTGGAGCGCAACCCGGCCCATCGTGGACACCACGGGGAAGACGCGCCGCTGGGTCTACCTCCACTACTTCAAGGCAGGCCAGCCGTCCATCAACTGGCTGGACCCCACGTTTGCGGGGATGCGCCTGGTGGTAGGCGATGCGCTGCATTCCCTGGTTGACCTGGGCACCGGCGCGCTCCGGCTGGACGCCAACGGATTCCTCGGAGTGGAGAAGAGCGCCGAAGAGCAGCCCGGCTGGTCCGAGGGGCACCCGCTGTCCGAGGCGGCCAACCAGCTCATCGGCTCCATGATCCGGAAGGTGGGCGGGTTCTCCTTCCAGGAACTGAACCTGACCATCGACGACATCAAGGCGACCTCCGAGGCAGGCCCCGACCTTTCCTACGACTTCATCACCAGGCCGGCCTACCACTACGCCCTTGTCACCGCGGATACCGAGCTCCTGCGGCTCACGCTTCGGCTTTCCATGGAGATCGGCGTGGACCAGGCTTCACTCGTGCACGCCCTGCAAAACCACGATGAGCTGACCTACGAGCTGATGCACTTCGCCGCCGGGCACCGGGACGAGCTGTTCGAACTCAACGGGCAGGAGCTCACCGGCGCCCAGCTCGCTGAGCAGGTGCAGCAGACCATGCGCGAACGGCTGACCGGCGAGAACGCACCCTACAACGCGGTGTTCACCACGAACGGCATCGCCTGCACCTCAGTCAGCTTCATCATGGCCGCACTGGGAATCCGGGACCCGCACGCCATCTCCGCCGAGGAGGAAGCACGGATCCTTGACGTGCACATCCTCCTCTCGATGTACAACGCGCTCCAGCCCGGGGTCTTCGCCCTGTCCGGCTGGGACCTGGCCGGGATCACCGCGCTGGACCGGAAGAGCGTCGAGGAGCTCACCGCCCAGGGCGACACCCGCTGGATCAACCGCGGCGCCCACGACATCATGGGCACCAGCCCGGACGCGGAAGCGTCCTCCTCCGGAATGCCCAGGGCGCGCAGCCTCTACGGCCCGCTCCCGGAGCAGCTGCGGAACCCGGACTCCTATGCCAGCCGGCTCCAGCGGATCCTGGCCGTGCGCGAGGAAAGCGGGATAGCCACCGGGGCCCTGCTCGATGTACCGGACGTTTCCAACCGCGGCCTGCTGGTGATGGTCATCCGGCTGGAAAGCGGTGCGCTGGGCGTCACCGTGCTGAATTTCTCGGACCAGGATATTGCGGGCAGCATCCAGTCCAGCCACCTGGTGCCCGGGGCTGCCGTCCACGACCTTTTCAGTGGCGACGCCGTTGGCCAGGTGGATGACCTGCACAGTTTCTTCCTGGAACTGCCCGCTTTCCACGGAACCGTCCTGCAGCTCACTGAGCCGGAAGCAGAGCATGAGGCCGAACAGGAGGCCGCCCCTGGACAGGAAGAAGGTGGACAGCCCGGAGCGGTCTCGCCATAG
- a CDS encoding GntR family transcriptional regulator: MAGLTAPLLGLQKKSLREQALSALRTAITSGELEPGRHLVETELSEMLQISRGTLREALRQLEQEGLVSAGPRGRLSVRHLDEKEIRDIYTVRAALESLAARTLCELPDRQHVITSLRAAIDAMTAAEKESLQQRVESDLEFHRTLCRLTGNETLLHTWESLEGSIRMSIMFAGLEKGVKNMSVDRHHDIVAAIETGDASLARKTIREHMDTAAANLVA; this comes from the coding sequence ATGGCCGGACTGACCGCCCCGCTGCTGGGACTGCAAAAAAAGAGCCTGCGCGAACAGGCACTCTCGGCACTGCGCACCGCCATCACCAGCGGAGAACTCGAACCGGGACGCCACCTGGTGGAAACCGAACTTTCCGAGATGCTGCAGATCAGCCGGGGAACCCTGCGCGAAGCCCTGCGCCAGCTCGAACAGGAAGGGCTGGTCTCCGCCGGGCCCCGCGGCAGGCTCTCCGTCCGCCACCTGGACGAAAAAGAAATCCGGGACATCTACACCGTTCGCGCAGCCCTGGAATCGCTGGCCGCCCGCACGCTCTGTGAACTGCCGGACCGCCAGCACGTCATCACGTCCCTCCGCGCAGCCATCGATGCCATGACGGCAGCCGAGAAGGAAAGCCTGCAGCAGCGCGTCGAATCCGACCTGGAGTTCCACCGGACGCTCTGCCGGCTCACGGGCAACGAGACGCTCCTGCACACCTGGGAATCATTGGAAGGGTCCATCAGGATGTCCATCATGTTCGCCGGGCTCGAAAAGGGCGTGAAGAACATGAGCGTGGACCGGCACCACGACATTGTGGCGGCCATCGAAACCGGTGACGCCTCACTGGCCCGGAAAACCATCCGGGAACATATGGACACTGCCGCGGCCAACCTCGTGGCCTAG
- a CDS encoding transketolase family protein encodes MSTTAEAPNTTAAVKPKLKTSAMIASFADPGQKTSSAPFGHALAKAAQENDKIVGLTADLGKYTDMHIFAQAFPERFFQMGMAEQLLFGAAAGLAETGLVPFASTYSVFAARRAYDFLCLDAAEPNLNVNIVGGLPGLTTGYGPSHQATEDMAIFRGMPNLTIVDPCDSVDIEQAVPQLAESDGPTYLRLLRGNVPTVLDEYGYTFELGKAKVLRGGNDVVFVSSGLMTMRALQAAKALAAHNVDVAVVHTPTIKPFDAATVLAEINTDRLAVTLENHSVVGGLFETVASAVVTAGIGKRVVPVALPDQFLDAGALPTLHSRYGLAVDRIVAKVLAELG; translated from the coding sequence GTGAGCACCACCGCCGAGGCCCCCAACACCACGGCCGCTGTGAAGCCGAAGCTCAAGACCTCTGCGATGATCGCCTCCTTCGCGGACCCCGGCCAGAAAACGTCCTCGGCACCGTTCGGGCACGCACTGGCCAAGGCCGCGCAGGAGAACGACAAGATCGTTGGCCTCACCGCGGACCTGGGCAAGTACACGGACATGCACATCTTCGCGCAGGCCTTCCCCGAGCGCTTCTTCCAGATGGGCATGGCGGAGCAGCTGCTCTTCGGCGCCGCCGCCGGGCTCGCAGAAACAGGCCTGGTGCCGTTCGCGTCCACGTACTCCGTGTTCGCTGCCCGCCGCGCCTACGACTTCCTCTGCCTGGATGCGGCCGAGCCGAACCTGAACGTTAACATCGTGGGCGGCCTTCCCGGCCTGACCACGGGGTACGGCCCCAGCCACCAGGCCACTGAGGACATGGCGATTTTCCGCGGCATGCCCAACCTGACCATCGTGGACCCGTGCGACTCGGTGGACATCGAGCAGGCCGTCCCCCAGCTGGCAGAATCGGACGGACCCACCTACCTGCGCCTGCTGCGCGGCAACGTGCCCACCGTGCTGGACGAGTACGGCTACACGTTCGAACTCGGCAAGGCCAAGGTGCTGCGCGGCGGCAATGACGTCGTGTTCGTTTCCTCGGGGCTGATGACCATGCGCGCCCTCCAGGCAGCCAAGGCACTGGCGGCACACAACGTGGATGTCGCCGTCGTGCACACCCCCACCATCAAGCCGTTCGACGCCGCAACGGTCCTGGCGGAGATCAACACGGACCGGCTCGCCGTCACCCTGGAGAACCACTCCGTGGTGGGCGGCCTGTTCGAAACCGTTGCCTCCGCCGTCGTCACCGCAGGCATTGGCAAACGCGTGGTGCCGGTGGCACTTCCGGACCAGTTCCTGGACGCCGGCGCCCTGCCAACCCTGCATAGCCGCTACGGCCTGGCCGTGGACCGCATCGTGGCCAAGGTTCTCGCCGAGCTCGGCTAG